The sequence below is a genomic window from Halolamina litorea.
CTCGGAGGTCGGCGACGTGAAGGTGGACCTCCTCGCGCTCAGAGGGGATGTCGAGGTGGGAACCGACGTGGGTGACGTGGTCGTCGGCGTCGCCGACGATCTGGACCTCGACGTGCTCGCCGAGTCCGACGGGGGCGTCGATTCGGACCTCGAACTCGACGACAGCACGGTCTCGAACGGTCGGGTGAGCGGGCGCCTGAACGCGGGCGGCCACCGACTCCACGCCTACACCGACGTGGGCGACGTGTCGCTCCACGTGCTCGATGGGGGCGCCTGAACGGGTGGAGCGCCGACAGAAGGGTTCGTGATCGAGCGCGGGCCTACGCCAGCGTCTCCTCGGCTTCTTCGGGGCCGCGGAGTCGCTCGATGATGTCGTTGATCAGGATCACGTCGCCGACCGCACGGACCCACCGGTAGGGGACCATGACGCCCTTGCCGGCCTCGATGTTGCCTTGGAACAGCTCGTTGTTGAGATCCGCCAGCGCGAGCCCCGTCACCTGCTGGGCCCCGAGATCGAGGCGTACATCCTCGACTTCGCCGACGAAGACCCCGTTGTTGGAGTAGACCTCACGGCCCACGAGCGCGGTGATCTCTTGGGAATCGACGTTCATACCCCAGCCGACGACCCCGCGAACAATAATACTTCGTTGTCCCACCGGTCCGATCCGGGGGCTGCCACAACGCACTTCC
It includes:
- a CDS encoding PRC-barrel domain-containing protein; translated protein: MNVDSQEITALVGREVYSNNGVFVGEVEDVRLDLGAQQVTGLALADLNNELFQGNIEAGKGVMVPYRWVRAVGDVILINDIIERLRGPEEAEETLA